The Polyangium aurulentum genomic interval TTTTCAGCGCGGCGCCCGCCTCGGCTCCCTTCTGGCCAACTTCGAGGGCCTTCCCGATCTTGTCCCCGGCAACCTTGGCCGGGGCCTCGTCGAGCCCCTTCGCGGTGATCTTGGCGGACGCGTCTGCGGGCCCATCGTCGGCCGGCTTGAAGCTCATGGTTCACCTTCCTCGAATTAGGCCCGCTTCGGACCAGCCAGTCCCCGGACGAACCGTGCGCACAGAGTTCCAGTTTACTTGCTCTGCGGTTTGCCCGTAAAGTTTCTCGTGTGCATCACCACAAACCTAAACAACTTCCACTAGATAGTGCGCCACACCTCAACTCCAGCCATGGATCCCTCGTCTCCCACTCCTCATCTACACAGTAGTCAAAGTAACCGATGAGGAGATCGGGCTCGTGGGCGATGACCAAGCTTTCACCGCTGACCGAAGAGACCATTCCACGGCGGACGTATTGGGGCGGCGAGGGAGGCAGGGACGAGGCTGTTTGGAGGCGAGGCGAAGCCGGCGCGTGTGGTGGTTGCTACCAGGGTGACGAACGAGGTTTCACTTCCCCTGCTGCCTGAGGATCGCAATCGCGCGATCCCTGCACGGCAGGTCGCGCTGGTGACGGCAGATTGCGACGAGCAGCTTGATTTCCTGCTCGGTCGCCCGGCCGGACCAAACCTTGGGTTCGAGCTGCCTGCGCATGGCGGCTTCGTCCTGATTCGTGAACACTTTCGAACTTGGCGTCGCTGTCGGCTGCGCGGCTTTGACCGAGGGCTCGCCGTTTACGGGGCCGCGGTTCAGCTCCGGCGTCACGTCCGCGCTAGCCACCAGCTGAGGTGAAGGCGCGGCAGAATCGACGCCTGCAGGCTCTTGACGCAGGTCGGCGGCGGCAAGCTGGTCGCGTCCAGCCACGGTCGCGGGAGCCTCCGGCGCCGCGCTCGTCGCGACCGGTTCTGTTGGCGTCGCTGTCGCGGCCGACGCGGGCGCCTCGGCATTCTCGGTCCCCGACGCCACGAAGAGGACCACCGCCACCAGCAGACACACGAGTCCCGCGCCCGCGGCGATGAGCCCCGTCGGCAGCGACCGACGCGTCGCCGGAGCCGCGGTCATCCCGCTGCCGAGCGGCGTCGGGCTAGGGCCCATCGGTGCTCCGGGCTGCTGCACCGACGTCCCCGCTCCGAGATCCGCGCTGCTCGGCAGCGGCGCGCGCAGCGGCGCTATCGGCACCGTCACCTGCGTCGCCACGGGAGCGAGCACCGCCTCGGACGGCTGCGACGGGATCGTCGGCCGCGCCTGGGAGGCCGGCGGCACAATCCCCGGGCCGACGTGCGCCGGCGGCGGCAACCCGAGCGCCTCGGCGAGCGCCTTCACGGCGCTCGTGGCCGAAGGAAACCGCTCGGAGGGCAGTTTCGCCGTGGCGCGGGCAAACCACGCGTCGAACGAAGGCGGTAGCATCGCACCGAGCCGTGCGGCCCGCGCCGTCGCCGCCTCCCGTGGCCCAAGCGCCGCATGCGCCGCGAAAGCGAAGACGTTCGCGCCCCCTCGCGATTCCTCGTACCAGTACGGTTTGCCCACGAGCAGCGTGAACGCGATCATCCCGAGCGCGAAAATGTCGGTCGCGGGCGAGACAGACGATTCCATCAAGAACTGCTCGGGCGCCATGTAGAGCGGGGTACCGAGCGATTGCGTCGCGCCCGCCGCTGTCGAACTTGCGGCGACGATCTTGGCGATCCCGAAATCGAGTACCTTGATGCGCGGAGTGCCGTCTTCGCGCTCGCAGAGGAACAGGTTGTCCGGCTTGAGATCGCGGTGGACGATGTGTGCGCGGTGCGTCTTGTCCAGCGCGAGCGAGGTCTGATGCAGATACGAGAACGCTTCGGCCGGCGGCAAGGGGCCCATGCGGCTCAGCCGCTTGCCGAGTTCCTCGCCGCGCAAGAGCTCCATGACCAGGAAGGGCATCCTGGTCGCCTCGTCGATGCCCGCGTCGAAGACGTCGACGATGTACTCGCTCTCGATCTCCGCGGCGACACGCGCCTCCTGCCGGAAACGCCCACGCAGGTCGTCGCGCTGCACAAAGTTTGGGTGCATCACCTTGAGCGCGCGACGGCGGTTCGTCTCCAGGTGGACGACCTCGTAGACGGCTCCCATGCCCCCTGCGGCGATACGACGCTCGATGCGGTAACGCCCCGCGAAAATAGCCCCGGCTGCCAAATCAGATGACACAGTTTTTCTGTGCAGTACGACCAGTCGGGGCCGAAGTCAAGCATGCGGGCCCTCACGCTCCATCCGCGTCGCCGAGCACCTCATTCCAGGATTTGCAAATAACCACCAAAATACGACAAAACCATGACTACGAGTTTGGCCTAGTGGTCGGAGGCGTGGGGCGAACCGACATGCGCCAGGGCAGGGGCATCGTAGTCGTCAATGAGAATGGTCACGTCCTGACTGTACTCGCCCGCCAGACACTTGGAGCGATCCAACAGTAGCAGAACGGCTATGGCGGGCCCCACCTCCCCCCCGACGACGAACCGTTCGTAACGCCGTAGGGCTGCTGCCTCTCGCCGCTCCAGAACGCTCCAATGCGTCTTTAGGAGCCCTCGCGGTTTGCGAGCGCGCTCCATTACCCTACTGGACTCCTAATCATTAGAAGACGCCGGTGGCGGCAGACCTCGCATTCGCGAAGGAGTCGCCTGGGAGCGCCGCGTGTCGATCGAGGACCCCGACATGCGCCACGGGCGCAAGAGTAGGCAGGCGGACGCGAATCTAGAGGATGAGCAGCTCGCGCTCGGTGCCGTCGGCGCCGCGTAGGATGACCTTCTCTCCGCGACCTTGGATCGCCGACGTCAGCGCGTCGTACAAGGCCACAGCTCTCCTCACCACCTCGGTGATCGTGTCGGCCTCGCCTGCCGCGAAGCCGCTCGGGGAGTTCTAGATGAAGGCGGACCTTGGGCTCTGCGCTGGCAGGTCGCGGCACTGGTTCACCGAGCGACCTGCAGCCGTAGCCGCTCCTTGGCCTGTTCGAGGCGCACGTGGGCGCCACTCTTCGTGAGCCCCAGCCACACGGCGAGCTCCGTCAGGGACTCGCCCACGACCTCATGACGCCACAGCAGTTCTGCGTCTTCGCAGGCGAGCTCGCGCAGCGCGCTCCAGACCAGGTTGGCGAGTTCGGCGTGTGCCTCTGGATCTACAGGCTCAGCGACCGCCGCCTCGATCGCGTCGGGCTCGGACTCCTCGTACTTGTGCCGGTACAGGCGGTGGAAGTTGGCCGCGTGCTTCCTGGCGGAATCGAGAAGCCAGCGTCTAGCGTCCGCAGCGTCTTTCGGGATCTTCGCCTGCCTCCGCCAGGCAACGACGAACACGTCCTGCAGCAAATCGTCGAGTGCAGGCCCCTCGATCCCCAGGCGGCGCAGCTTGGCGAGGACGTCTTCGGCGTGTGCCTTGTACAGCGCCTCGACGAACAACAAAGCCTCGGCCGGAGGCATCGTCCTACCCACGACCGGGGCCGCGTGCGCGACGGGTCTTCGTCGATGGCGCCTTCCGGAAAATCTTCTCGCGCACCTGCTCGAGCTGCTCCGGGCTCATGCTGCATATGTGCTCGACGATCTGTTCGAGCGGACTCTCCTCGGGAAACAGCACGAGGGCCATGAGCTTCAAGCCTAGGCCCTTCGCGAGCTTGTCCGCCGTGACCACGTTGAACACGGCCCGGCCGTGCTCGATGCTTGAGAGGTGCCCTTTCGACAACCCGGCCGCGTTGGCGAGCTGCACGACCGACATCTTCTTCTCGACGCGCACGGCCCTGATGCGCGCGCCGAGCTTGATTGCCAAAGGATCTGGGTTCTTGCGGCGAGGCACGTTGGCGCTCCAGGCGCGCGAGCGGCCCCCAGGCGATCGTGATGCACCCGGTTGTGGGCCGGAAGTGGCGCAGCACGACCGCCTGCGAGCCGTTCGCGTATCGAAAACAAGGAATGGTCGTGTTGCGGAGGACAAAGAATTCCCGCGCACCGTGCTTTCGGCCGTGCGGGAATCGGTCGCCCTCTGCCCTCAAACACGCCCAGTGACGTGCGAGGCGTCCAAGCAAAGTGGCTCGAAGGTCAGCGTTTCTCGTCCGCTGCTGGGGCTTGCTGCTGCAGCAGCTCGTCGTGCGCGTCCACGATCTCGTCCCCCGGATGCTGGTCCCGAAGAGCAGCAGCCCTCTCCCGCGCCTCTTCGACGCGTCCCAGGCCAACAAGCGCCTGGACGATGTACCCCTCGCGGAGCGCAGCATACGGGCTCTTCGGGTACTTCCGCCCGTGCTCGTTCATCGCGGCCAGGACTTCGGCAAAGCGCCGCCCACGTAGTCCTTCCCGCGCCTGAGCCAGGTCCTTCCTCTCCATATCTCCGTCGAGGTGCGGGACCAGAATCACGGTGGTTGCGCGGGCGGTAGAATTGCGGACCCCTGAGGACGCGGGCGCCGAATCGGTCGTCGTCTGTCCCTGCGTCCCCTCCCCTGCGAGCACGACGGGGAGGACAATGGTAGGCATGCGCAGGCGAGAAGCCGGCTCGTGTTGCGGTGGCGGGCGCAGCATGTAGCCCGCTACGAGGCTCGGTACGCTCCAGAAGAGGGGGTTCGTGAGGATGCGCTCGAGCAGCTTCTTCGCAGCCTCCTTGAGCCGCCGCGAGCTCGGCGGGGATGGCTCGTCCTTGGCCTCGATGCCTTGCGAGGACGGCGGCTCGGAAGGTGGTGGCTCGGGAGATGGCGACGGCGCAGGAGGCAATTCCTCGGGATAACCGAGCTCGCGGGCCAGCCGTTGCCAGACGTCCCGCCGTACCTCCTCCATGAACTCCGGCGACAAGGGCTTGTCGTCGTGGAAGAAGGCTCCGAGGCCGAACGGCAGCAGCATGAGCCGCCTGCGATTCCGCGGCGTGACCGGACGGAGCAGCTGCACCATCTTGCGCTTGAGGGCCTTCTTCGCATCGGCAAGACGAGCCTGCGCGGTGTTCCGCGAAATACCCAGCTCCCGAGCGATGACGGGCAGGGTCTGCTCGTCGACCTCGTGGCGGACCAGGATATCGGCGAGCTGGGGGTCTATCTCCTTGAGCGCCTGGCTCATGAACTGGGCGAGCTCGAGGCGTTCGTACTGATCGTCTTCGTCATCCATGGGAAAATCGACGTACGGTTCAGGACGCTCCCGGCGTTCACAGAGCGGGCGATAGTGGCTCGCGGCCTGCTGTTCGCAGATGATGAAGAGCCAGGCCTCCACGCCCTCGGCGGGGACCTGCTCGAAGTAGCTGTGCACCTTCAGAAAGACCTTCTGCGTGATGTCCTTGATGTCGGCTTCGCGGACGCCAATCTTCTTCAGGCGTGCCACGACTATGGGGATGTACTTCACGCAGAAAGCGGTGAACGGGTCGAAAGGCGGCGGAGGGGTGCGTTGATGGCCCACGCCGGTTTTACGCAGGACCCCTGGCAGGGCGTCCAAGAAATCTTCTGCTCGTTTCACCGCGTCCCCGAGGGGAAGACATCGAACAACCCGTCGATGCCGAGCCGGAGTGCGAAGGAGACGCTGGGCAGGCTCCAGACTTCGGCGTCATCGAGGCGCAGGACGACGTCCGAGAGGTGGTACGTGACATCGAACTCGAAGTGCGCGCCGAGCGGGCCAAAGGAAATTCGTTCCGCACCCCAACGTGCACCGATGCCCATGAGCCAGCTTTCAGCGTGAATGGCGTCGCTGTCTGCATCGGCAGAGATGCGGGTTGCCTGTACGAACATGCAGCCAGGCAAGACGAGTCCCCCGACCGGCAACGGCTGGTGAACGCATGGAAGAGCCGCTACTCCTACCTGCATCGCACGTCGCGCACCGTCGCTTCCAGCGGGGTCGTAGCGCCCCTCGGCTGCGATCGAAAACCGTGGCCACCGGAACCCAGCCCCAAGCGTGAAGCTCGGCGCAGCTCCTGGAGCGCTGCGGAAGGACACGCCTCCGTCGAGCGAGAAAGACAGCTTCGGGACCCAAGGCGAGCGTGTTTGCCCAGCAGAAGGCTGGGACGGGGCAGTCCGAGACGGCAATGGCGCGGGCGGCGCGAGCTTCGGGGGCGGCGCAGGCATCTGGGTCGCTGGTGAAGGTGGCGGAGCAACAGTTGCAGATGGGGATGCCCGCTCAGGCAGATCGATCACGATCGGCCTGTAAATAGCGCTGATCATGAAGGCCACGCGGTCGATGAGCTGGTCGCACCGCCACGACGGGGCCGTGAGCTTCTTCGGCGTGTTGACGACCTCCCCGTTCTCGTCGCGTTTTTCGATGACGGCCTCGAGCTCCTTCGGCGTGCGTGTCACGGTGACGATCATCGAGCCCGGAGCGTTGTCGTCGAACGGCTCGTAGCCGAGCTCGGCTCTGACCGAGGCGCGGAGGTAGCCCTCGTCCGGGCAAACCTCAGTGCCCCGTGTCCGCACGTACTTCAAACGCCGCGACGGCTCCTTCGCGAGCCCCACCCCCGAGAGCGCGGAGGTCCCCAAGAGGGCCGCGACAAACAGGATGTACCCCGGCACGCAGCGCAAGCGCGCGACGCTCATCATGTTGCTCCCCGGTTAGACCCGGACAGACTGCACGGTCGATGTCCGGCGAGCAAGGAGAGTTTTGAAAGTACATCCGCTGGAAGAGGTTTGTCCTCGGCTCCGATGCGCGTTGACGCCTCGCCGTTCGGCTGCGTACCATCGTCGTGTTATGCGAGCGATCGCTGTTGCCTCGAGTCTTGGGTCGATTCTCGCTGCGCTGGTCTGGGCCGGCGCCGCCGGGTGCGGGACGATCTACCTGGACGACTACACCGTCTGCCGCGATGACGCCGGCACCCAAGTGCCATGCTGCGGGCCAGCAGGGAACAAGTTCCCGTGTCCGCCGGACGCGGGCGGCGACGCGGACGATGGCGACGATGCCGAGGCCGACGCGGGTGATGACGATGGAGGTCCAGTAGGACCCGACGGATCCGCGTTCGTCTGCCCGGGCGAGTGCGTGCCGCAGGGCGGCGGTGGCTTCAGCGAGCAGCCGCTGTTCGTGGCGATGCGTGCCGAGGGGCAGCCGCCGCTTCCTCCGCTCGCGCCAAACCCTGCGTGGCAAGGGTGGGTCGACGTGCAGTTCGCCGAGGCCGTGTGCCCAATGTGCACGTGCGCGGCGCCAGTTGGCGGCTGCGTGCTGCCCGTGTCGTGGAACGCAAATCCGGCCGCTTGTCAACCCATTCCTGCGCCTAACGTCACGCCCTTCAACGCACCGGCCGCCTGGGACGGGACATGTACCGCGGCAAACGCCATTCCTGCGGGCATCATGTGCGCTAACGGCCCCTGCGTTCAGTCGGTGACCGTGGAGCCGCCGATGGTAATCGAGGAGGCGTGCGTGCCCGCGCCAGACATGGCACCGGGCGGCGAACCCCTGCCACAGCCGACGCGTACCGAGGTGCTCGTCTACTCGACCACACCGTTCGGCCCCTGCGAGGGTGGCATTGACCAGTGCATCGTGACACCCCCAGCCGGCTACAAGCTGTGCATCGCGCGGTACGATGACGATGGCTATTCCTGCCCCCCCGACTGGCCTGAGCGGCACGAAGGGTGGAAGCAAGTAGAGGATGGGCGTTCCTGTGGGTCTTGTAAATGCAGCGCGCCGGCAGGGGGGCAGTGTACGGCGCGGGTGAAGGCCTACTTGGATGCTGCGTGTGGACAGGAGTTGACCAGCATGATCTTGCCCTCGGACGAGCCGTCCAAGTGCAACGACCTGTTCAGCGGGGCGCCCCTCGGCAGCAAGACGGCCGAGGTGCTCTCCTACCAGCCGGGCACTTGCCAGCCGAGCGGTGGCGAGCTGGTTGGCCAGATCGTGACGAATGAGCCAGCCGTATTCTGCTGCCGCACCCCGTTGCCACCTGTACCGTGAGACGACGCATTCACGGCCGGCTCCGTCACATGCAGAAGCCGTTCACGCAGTTCTCATGGGCGCACTCCTCGTTTTGCGTGCAGGAGTTTCCGTTGGACAATCCGCACTTGCCGTTACCGTTGCAGATATAGTCGCCAACGCACAGAAGGTCTGGGGAACCGCCGACCACGACGTCGTGGGCCCCCGATCCGATCGGAACGCACGCGCCCGTCTTCAAGCTGCATTCATAGCAGAGCGGGCAAGGTTCCTTGCAGCAAGCACCGAACTCGCACGCGCCGCTCGCGCAGTCCCCATCCTTCATGCAGTAGCCCCCGTAGCAGAGGGGGCAGCGCCCGCCGTCGTTGAACAGGCTGCAGTCGACGTCGTGCTCGTTGCCGTTCTTGATGCCGTCATCGCACCGGGCGCACAACCCCTGCCAGCAGTAGCCGCCCTCCCCGCAATCCGCGTCGATGTTGCAGGTCCCCGGGCAAAGCGGGCACGAGCCGCCGCAGTCCACCCCAGTCTCATCGCCGTTCTGCACGCCGTCGTCGCACCGCGAGCAGACATTCCCGGCCTCGCACGTGTGCCCTGGGGCGCAGTCCGCCTCATGCAGGCACCCGAGGCAGTGACCTACGCCGTCGCAGACCCCGGTCGCGCAACGAAAGCCGACGCGCTGGTCGTACAGGTGGCACGTCCCGTCGCAGAGCCAGCCCTTGCAGGGGGGCAGCTCGCCGCACTCGATGGCCCGCTCGCAGGGGCACCCCTCACCCCCGTTGTCACAGGCTGGGCCACCGCATGACGGCAGGGCGAAGGCAGCGAGAGGAAGAAGCGCGAGCAGGATCGAACCAACGAAGGTACGCGTGAGCATGGAAGCCTCCGTGGATCCTCTCATGCCCTTGCGCGCGAGGGATGTCGAGGGCTCTGGTGGTTGGCAGCGCGAGCCAGCGCGTTGGGTTTGTCGGAACGGTGAGCGGCGCCATCCTGCCGGATGATCTTCCGATCCGGGCACGATCGGATATACTTGGCGACATGGGGCGTTTGGCAGGACAGGCCGCAGGTATCAGCCGGATCCTTGGCATGTCAAGGGGGAAGGGTTTGTCAGCCCGGGTCCGCCACGAGCTCCGCGACCGTCAGGGTATTACGACCATCCTGCACTACCTCCTCCTCGACGCGTCGGACACGCAGCTTGCCGAGGGCTCGGTGGAGATCACACCGGATGCCGATGTCCACGTCGGCCGCACCCTGCTCGAGGTGCCCATGAAGACGGTGCAGGAGCACAGGGTCTGGGGTGTCATGCTCGAAATCGGCGAGGTCGTGGTGTTGCGCTGGCGGCTCGAGCTGCGTGACGCCTCCGGGACCATGCTCGCGCGAAAGACCATCGCCTGCGAGTATCGGGCGCCGTTCTGAGGCATCCCCAGCGTGCAACGGAAACTATTTCCGTCGCAGGCCCCTGGACGACCCTCACGCGCCACTTCCGCAGGTATGAAGGTGTCCAGGGCACCGCGCCGGAACATCAGCCCGGCCCGCTGCTACGCGGGCTCTTCAGGCGTCGACCACCGTCAGCTCGCGAGCGCCTCGAACTGCTGATCGCTGAACATCTCCACGATCGAGTCGAAGAGATGCTGCTCCCGTCGACGTTTCTCCGCGTCGCTCGCTTGTCCACTCGGCTGCGCCGTTCCAGCCTCCTTCGCCCAGCGCTCGCGCACGTCGGCTTCCACGACCACCGGCACTGCCTTCACGAACGCGGTCATCCCCGCGACCATGCAGGCAGCCACGATCTTTCGCACCTCCTCGGCGTGCGCCTCGGGGGCCTCGACGAGAAGCGCGCCATCGAGCACGAGCAGGATCCGCCCTCCAAGCTCCCGGAAGCGCGAGTCGTTGTGCAGCAGGACCAGGGCTTTTTTTATGCCATCTGCAATCGTTCCACGAACGGCATGGCTCAGACGTGCCTCGTACTCCCCACTGGGATCGCGGAAGTAGCGAATCCTGCCGCTCGCAGTGCTCACCTGACGGGACGCCTCGTTCCGCATGCGCGCTTGCCAGCCAGCGATCGCCGGGTGGGCCGCCAGAAACCGCGCCTGGAGCGCTGTCGCCTGCTCGACCGAGACCTTGATCCCGTAGCTCTTGCGCGCGTACATCACGAATGCCTCCGGGCCCATGCCGAACGAGAACCCGAGGGTCGCGGCCTCGGCGATTTGCCGCTGCTCGGCTGTGACCTGAGGCGCGGTCACGCCCATCAAGAGCGAGGCCGTTCGCCGGTACGGATCGCCGCCTGCTTGGAATGCTTTGATCAACTGCTCGTCGTCGATCCGATCAGCGAGCACGCGGAGCTCGATGGCGGAGTACTCGCTCACGACGAGCTTCGTCCCTTGCACCGCCTGGATGCAGCCGCGTACGTCGGGCTCACGCGGCACCCCCAGCACGTTGGGGTTACCGCATGAAAAGCGCACGGACGCATGCCCAAGCTGGTCCAGGACAGGGCGCACCCGATTGCCTCTCCCTTGAGAAAGGGCGCGGTGGACGCCCTTGCTCACGCTGGACCAGAAGTCCGTGAGGTCGCGATAGCGGACGAGTTGCTCGATCACCTCGACGTTCATGTACGGGGCGAGGTCCTCGCTCTCGGTGCGAGCAACTGGGATGCGGCGGCGTTGGAGCGCGGTGAGGACCTCTGCGGCGTTGTCCACGTCCTGGATCTTTAGGGCCGCATGAAGGGTTGCACGCAGGCTGTCGGCCTCGATGGCCCGCGCGTTGATGACCTCCTCGAACCGTTGACGGTCGAATGGTACGCCCGTGCGCTCCATGCTGATCACAACGGGGATCACCCTGCTCTCGAGCGCCGCGAGGTCCGCCATCTTGTCGTACTCGAGCGCATCCCGTAGCGCCGCTTCGAGCCGGAGCAGCGGCCTCACGCGCTGCGCCAGGTCAGCGATGCGCGCGTCCGAGATCGGTTCGGCAGCCGCCGCCTGCTCACGGGGGCCCTTCGGAAGCTCGAGGCCAAGGAACTCTTCGCACGTACGGGCAAGGCCGAAGAACGCCTCATCCCCGAGGTGTTGACCGCCATCGAGGAGTTTGTGCGCGATCATCGTGTCGAAGAGCGCGCCAGGCTCGAGATCGAAGTCCGACACGAGGCGGGCGAGCGCTGGCTTGAGGTCGTGGCCCACGATGAGAACCTGGCGAAGCGCGCCCTTCACGGGACCGAGGTCGCCTGTCGAGACCAGGTCGATGACGTGGACCTCGCCTGTGGGCAGGCTGATTCCGACTGCACGGGACGTGTCGAGACGCATGTCGGGGCCGGTGGCGTCCACCAAGAGACCCACCTGCCCCGCCGCCACAATCGCGGCCGCCAGCGCCGGGAGCCCCGTCGCATCACGGTGGATTTGCAACGGCTGCGCAGCCTCGCCGGCTGACCCTGTGCGAGGACCGTCAGTACCGGCAGCACCGTCTGCGCGGACCGGATTCGTGGCGAAACCGGCCTCTTTGCCGGCCACCGGAGACTGACGGTCGCCGGCAACCTGACTGACGGTCGCGGATATCCGACCGTCGACCGCGTTCGGCGTCGCCGCCGTGACATCGGCCGTCGGCTCGGCAGGGGTGACGGTACTGACGGTTCTGACGATGGACTGCACGGCTATGCGCCTGAGCCGCAGCTTGCGCATCCCGGTCTTGCCACTGCGGGGCAGGTCCTCGCAGATGATGCCTACGGCCCGCATCGCTGGCGCCACGCGTCGCAGCCGGTTCGTCAGGGCATTGGGTGCCTGGGGCCAGTCGCGCGTGCGCAGCGCGTGCTGAGGTACGAGTCCTCGCAGCACGGCGTGCAGTTCGGTCGCGCTGCCCTCCCAGGTGCCGCTCGGCCAGTGCTCGAGAAGGTCGCGCACCGCCGTGGCCACGAGATCAGCATCGAGCGAGATCTCGACGGCCTGCGCCTTGTTCTCGGAGTACGCCTTGATGAACGTCCCCTGCGTCCAGCCGAAGGACGTCTCCGCGGCCGTGG includes:
- a CDS encoding serine/threonine protein kinase, whose amino-acid sequence is MSSDLAAGAIFAGRYRIERRIAAGGMGAVYEVVHLETNRRRALKVMHPNFVQRDDLRGRFRQEARVAAEIESEYIVDVFDAGIDEATRMPFLVMELLRGEELGKRLSRMGPLPPAEAFSYLHQTSLALDKTHRAHIVHRDLKPDNLFLCEREDGTPRIKVLDFGIAKIVAASSTAAGATQSLGTPLYMAPEQFLMESSVSPATDIFALGMIAFTLLVGKPYWYEESRGGANVFAFAAHAALGPREAATARAARLGAMLPPSFDAWFARATAKLPSERFPSATSAVKALAEALGLPPPAHVGPGIVPPASQARPTIPSQPSEAVLAPVATQVTVPIAPLRAPLPSSADLGAGTSVQQPGAPMGPSPTPLGSGMTAAPATRRSLPTGLIAAGAGLVCLLVAVVLFVASGTENAEAPASAATATPTEPVATSAAPEAPATVAGRDQLAAADLRQEPAGVDSAAPSPQLVASADVTPELNRGPVNGEPSVKAAQPTATPSSKVFTNQDEAAMRRQLEPKVWSGRATEQEIKLLVAICRHQRDLPCRDRAIAILRQQGK
- a CDS encoding RNA polymerase sigma factor is translated as MPPAEALLFVEALYKAHAEDVLAKLRRLGIEGPALDDLLQDVFVVAWRRQAKIPKDAADARRWLLDSARKHAANFHRLYRHKYEESEPDAIEAAVAEPVDPEAHAELANLVWSALRELACEDAELLWRHEVVGESLTELAVWLGLTKSGAHVRLEQAKERLRLQVAR
- a CDS encoding helix-turn-helix domain-containing protein; the protein is MRGNSLSSATRPFLVFDTRTARRRSCCATSGPQPGASRSPGGRSRAWSANVPRRKNPDPLAIKLGARIRAVRVEKKMSVVQLANAAGLSKGHLSSIEHGRAVFNVVTADKLAKGLGLKLMALVLFPEESPLEQIVEHICSMSPEQLEQVREKIFRKAPSTKTRRARGPGRG
- a CDS encoding sigma-70 family RNA polymerase sigma factor, with translation MKRAEDFLDALPGVLRKTGVGHQRTPPPPFDPFTAFCVKYIPIVVARLKKIGVREADIKDITQKVFLKVHSYFEQVPAEGVEAWLFIICEQQAASHYRPLCERRERPEPYVDFPMDDEDDQYERLELAQFMSQALKEIDPQLADILVRHEVDEQTLPVIARELGISRNTAQARLADAKKALKRKMVQLLRPVTPRNRRRLMLLPFGLGAFFHDDKPLSPEFMEEVRRDVWQRLARELGYPEELPPAPSPSPEPPPSEPPSSQGIEAKDEPSPPSSRRLKEAAKKLLERILTNPLFWSVPSLVAGYMLRPPPQHEPASRLRMPTIVLPVVLAGEGTQGQTTTDSAPASSGVRNSTARATTVILVPHLDGDMERKDLAQAREGLRGRRFAEVLAAMNEHGRKYPKSPYAALREGYIVQALVGLGRVEEARERAAALRDQHPGDEIVDAHDELLQQQAPAADEKR
- a CDS encoding DNA polymerase, with product MLVVFAFFDPAFVAFLVLMVDPRNFPRFVCGRRSFEPCENLPPFYGMEKQSQMKNVFDSHRATKATEQSPDTLRAPIYHKEEVVAGQAREDERAVRVDGHDQPRDTSKEAQKPANDGSRNEPSKGSGSGKSKDPSPATQLLALTEGMELFHAPDGRAFATLEENGHHETWEVRGQTFSQWLQRRFFRLTEGTPSKQAMQDALSVLEARARFDGPSEPVHVRVAEKDGAVYLDLGAPDWRAVEITPRGWQIVATPPVKFARHRGMEQLPTPVPGGHISELRPYVNVGSDEAFVLLVSWLVGAMRPSGPYAIAVLQGEQASAKSTTARVLRRLIDPSTAPVRGTPRDVRDLMITAQNGWVLAYDNLSGLPVWLSDALCCIATGAGQSTRRLRTDADEVIFSASRPIIMNGIDAIAERADLADRSMVITLPPIPEDKRQDEATFRASFERTAPRILGALLDGVSTALRNIHSVTLPYKPRMADFALWATAAETSFGWTQGTFIKAYSENKAQAVEISLDADLVATAVRDLLEHWPSGTWEGSATELHAVLRGLVPQHALRTRDWPQAPNALTNRLRRVAPAMRAVGIICEDLPRSGKTGMRKLRLRRIAVQSIVRTVSTVTPAEPTADVTAATPNAVDGRISATVSQVAGDRQSPVAGKEAGFATNPVRADGAAGTDGPRTGSAGEAAQPLQIHRDATGLPALAAAIVAAGQVGLLVDATGPDMRLDTSRAVGISLPTGEVHVIDLVSTGDLGPVKGALRQVLIVGHDLKPALARLVSDFDLEPGALFDTMIAHKLLDGGQHLGDEAFFGLARTCEEFLGLELPKGPREQAAAAEPISDARIADLAQRVRPLLRLEAALRDALEYDKMADLAALESRVIPVVISMERTGVPFDRQRFEEVINARAIEADSLRATLHAALKIQDVDNAAEVLTALQRRRIPVARTESEDLAPYMNVEVIEQLVRYRDLTDFWSSVSKGVHRALSQGRGNRVRPVLDQLGHASVRFSCGNPNVLGVPREPDVRGCIQAVQGTKLVVSEYSAIELRVLADRIDDEQLIKAFQAGGDPYRRTASLLMGVTAPQVTAEQRQIAEAATLGFSFGMGPEAFVMYARKSYGIKVSVEQATALQARFLAAHPAIAGWQARMRNEASRQVSTASGRIRYFRDPSGEYEARLSHAVRGTIADGIKKALVLLHNDSRFRELGGRILLVLDGALLVEAPEAHAEEVRKIVAACMVAGMTAFVKAVPVVVEADVRERWAKEAGTAQPSGQASDAEKRRREQHLFDSIVEMFSDQQFEALAS